CCGACACCGACTCCGACGAGTTGCTGGTGGTCGACACCATGCGCGAGCGCAAGGCACTGATGGACGCCCACGCCGACGCCTTCCTGGTGCTGCCCGGAGGCATCGGCACCCTGGAGGAGTTCTTCGAGGTCTGGACGGCGGGCTCGCTGGGCATGCATCCGAAACCGGTGATCGTGCTGGACCCGGACGGCTTCTACGCCCCGCTCTGGCAGTTCCTCGAATCGATGACCGAGCGCGGCTTCGTCCGTCCGGCCGCCTGGCAGCGGCTGCACCGGGTGAGTCGGGTGGACGCGGCCTTCGCGCTGATCTGAGCGCGCGACGCCCGGTGGCCCGGGCGCCGCGGCGCCAGGGGCGTGTCGACGGTTGTCAGCCCGGCGTGCCAGGATTTGACCATGTTGCTGCTCGGCTACCTGTTGCTGGCCCTGGTGGTGGCGGCGCTGCTGTTCTACGGCGTGGTGGCG
This is a stretch of genomic DNA from Jatrophihabitans sp.. It encodes these proteins:
- a CDS encoding TIGR00730 family Rossman fold protein, with translation MASICVFCASADGIDQSYLRLAAEVGARIGDGGHRLVSGGGRVSMMGQVAAQARAHGARTLGVIPQHLVDYEVADTDSDELLVVDTMRERKALMDAHADAFLVLPGGIGTLEEFFEVWTAGSLGMHPKPVIVLDPDGFYAPLWQFLESMTERGFVRPAAWQRLHRVSRVDAAFALI